One segment of Gordonia terrae DNA contains the following:
- a CDS encoding ABC transporter ATP-binding protein, whose amino-acid sequence MSLVATGLSRTFGRHTAVVDASLELRSGRITGLVGPNGAGKTTLLLLLAGLLAPDTGSITVDDAPVQPTDMRRLTGWMPDIFGTWESLTAREILTTFGKLYGMPTTQARQRAAELLELVHLTDLATRPAHELSRGQKQRLGFARALVHRPRILLLDEPASGMDPRSRMDLRSQLRRLADDGCSILVSSHILSELEEMVDDVVLMTEGRTHAPQGAAGGVWRIRLVGEPPGQARDVRFDDESDAARHLAQLVSSGAAVSEFTPVSTGIEDAYLALDPERR is encoded by the coding sequence ATGTCACTGGTCGCGACCGGGCTCTCGCGCACCTTCGGACGGCACACCGCCGTCGTCGATGCGAGCCTCGAACTCAGATCCGGCAGGATCACCGGCCTCGTCGGCCCCAACGGGGCCGGCAAGACGACTCTGCTCCTGCTCCTCGCCGGCCTGCTCGCCCCCGACACCGGCTCGATCACGGTCGACGACGCCCCGGTGCAGCCGACCGACATGCGTCGGCTGACCGGGTGGATGCCGGACATCTTCGGCACCTGGGAGAGTCTCACGGCGCGCGAGATCCTGACGACGTTCGGCAAGCTCTACGGAATGCCCACCACCCAGGCCCGGCAACGCGCCGCTGAACTCCTCGAGCTGGTCCACCTGACCGATCTCGCGACGCGGCCGGCACACGAGTTGTCGCGCGGCCAGAAACAGCGACTCGGCTTCGCCCGCGCCCTGGTGCATCGGCCCCGGATCCTCCTGCTCGACGAGCCGGCCTCCGGCATGGACCCGCGGTCGCGGATGGACTTGCGCAGTCAGTTACGCCGCCTCGCCGACGATGGATGCTCGATCCTCGTGTCGTCGCACATTCTCTCCGAGCTCGAGGAGATGGTCGACGACGTCGTGCTGATGACCGAGGGCCGGACCCACGCCCCGCAGGGCGCGGCCGGCGGGGTATGGCGCATCAGACTCGTCGGGGAGCCTCCCGGGCAGGCGCGGGACGTCCGTTTCGACGACGAGTCCGACGCCGCGCGGCACCTTGCACAACTGGTGTCCTCCGGGGCCGCGGTCAGCGAATTCACTCCCGTGTCCACCGGCATCGAAGACGCCTACCTCGCACTCGACCCGGAGCGCCGATGA